From one Lusitaniella coriacea LEGE 07157 genomic stretch:
- the rsmH gene encoding 16S rRNA (cytosine(1402)-N(4))-methyltransferase RsmH, with protein MSEFVHLPVLSREVVEGLKIQSGGHYLDATVGGGGHSRLILAAAPDARITAIDRDESAIAASRSLLGSEVEFWQGNFADYNPQNQQFDGIIADLGVSSPQLDRAERGFSFQQEADLDMRMDRSQTLTAGEIVNRWDERKLADLFYTYGEERYSRRIARRIVEQRPWQTTTQLAGAIASSVPRKYRYGRIHPATRTFQALRIAVNAELESLERFLDRAPTWLKPGGILGIISFHSLEDRIAKHRLRESPLLKVLTKKPITAQPEETQQNPRSRSAKLRFAQKIDSPHPED; from the coding sequence ATGAGCGAGTTCGTTCATCTCCCCGTCTTGAGTCGCGAAGTTGTCGAAGGGTTAAAGATTCAATCGGGGGGACATTATTTAGATGCCACGGTGGGTGGGGGAGGTCATAGTCGCTTGATTCTAGCTGCCGCCCCTGATGCACGGATTACCGCGATCGATCGCGACGAGAGCGCGATCGCGGCATCCCGTTCCCTTCTTGGATCGGAAGTTGAGTTTTGGCAAGGTAACTTTGCCGACTATAACCCCCAAAACCAACAATTTGATGGAATTATTGCGGATCTCGGCGTAAGTTCTCCCCAACTCGATCGCGCCGAACGGGGATTTAGTTTTCAACAAGAAGCCGACCTCGATATGCGCATGGATCGCAGCCAAACCCTCACCGCAGGCGAAATCGTGAATCGCTGGGACGAACGCAAACTTGCCGACCTCTTTTATACCTACGGCGAAGAACGCTACTCCCGACGGATTGCCCGACGCATCGTCGAACAGCGTCCCTGGCAAACCACCACTCAACTCGCGGGCGCGATCGCGTCCTCCGTCCCTCGCAAATATCGCTACGGCAGAATACACCCCGCAACCCGCACCTTTCAAGCCCTACGCATCGCTGTCAACGCCGAACTCGAATCCCTCGAACGTTTCCTCGATCGCGCGCCAACATGGTTGAAACCGGGCGGTATCCTGGGAATCATTAGCTTTCACAGCCTCGAAGATCGAATTGCCAAGCATCGATTGCGGGAATCGCCCCTTCTGAAAGTTCTAACCAAAAAACCCATCACCGCGCAACCGGAAGAAACTCAGCAAAATCCCCGTTCTCGATCTGCAAAACTCCGCTTTGCCCAGAAAATTGACTCTCCTCATCCCGAAGATTAG